CCAAAATTTTTGAGGAAGTTCTGCATAGCGCGATGGACCGCGTACGCGATCTCTACGGCTTTTCGGACGATTTTACGATTTTATTTTTGCAAGGCGGCGCGAGCCTGCAATTCGCGCAGGTGCCGATGAACCTATACGCAGGCGGCGTCGCAGAATACGCCAACACGGGCAACTGGACGAGCAAGGCGATCAAGGAAGCGGGCGTGCTCGGCATAAACTACCGCGTGGTCGCAAGCAGCGAGGATAGTAAATTCGACCGCATCCCCGAGATTAAATTTTCTGACGACGCCGATTACGGCTACATCTGCTCGAATAACACGATCTACGGCACGCAGTATCCGCAGCTGCCGCAGTGCGGCTGTCCGCTCGTGGTTGATAGCTCGAGCGATCTGTTTTCGCGCCCCGTGGATCTTGGCAGCGTGGGGATGTTTTACGGCGGCATTCAGAAAAACGGCGGCCCCGCGGGCGTCACGATGGTTGCGATCCGCAAGGATCTGCTGGACCGCGCAAATCCCAAAACGCCGATGATCCTGCGCTACAAGACGCAGGCGGACGCGGACTCGATGAGCAACACCCCGAATACTTTCGGAATTTACATGCTAAATTTAATGCTCAGCTGGATCAAGGACGAGATCGGCGGGCTCGCGGCGATGCACGAGCGCAACAAGCGCAAAGCGGCGCTACTCTACGGCGCGATCGATGCTAGCGGCGGCTTCTACCGCGGCCACGCGCAAAAAACTAGCCGCAGCCTGATGAACGTGAGCTTTAATATCGTAGACGCCGCGCTTGAGCCGGTTTTCGTCGCGCAAGCGGAGGCGGAGGGGATGATCGGGCTTAAAGGACACCGCGTCTTAGGCGGCATCCGCGCCTCGATCTACAACGCGATAAACTACGAGGACGTAGAAAAACTGGTCTCCTTTATGAGCGAGTTTGCGCGCAAAAACGGCTAGCGGCGGTTAAATTTAGGGGGTTTGAGCGCGGCTCGCGCTTATAGGCGAGATTGTTTAGTATCTGCGCTTACCTTGTCGCCGAGCTAGTGTTTTGCCATAGCCCTCGCTTTTATAGCCGGTATTTTACGGCGGAAATAGCTTTGATGCGGCTTGGATTTCGTCGCTAGAATTTTATTGAAGATGAGATTTTTGAGATTTTATGATGTTAAAATTTTGCATTGGATGAAGTTTGATTGCTTTGATTTTACAGCGGCGAGCAGACTTGGTGCTGCTGGGAATTAGGTAGGATTTAACATCTAAAACGCTATTATCAGTGTTCGAGGATGGAAGGCGGTTTATTTATTTAGGCGCAAGTTTAGCATATCTGGCGTCTAAATTTAAGCTTAATCCTAAAAACGGGCAAAATTAAATGAAAGGATTTAAATGAGTTTTAAGAGATTTTTTGCAGTGGCGCTTGTGGTGGGTGCTTTCGCTTCGGTGAGCGCAGAGGCTAGCGCTGCTGGGGATTTTTGTATCAAAAACGGCGGCGAGCTGATCGTCCGCAAAGACGGCAACGGCGTGGATTACACCGTTTGTAAGCTGCCTGACGGCACGATGATCGACGCTGAAGAATTTTATAAAACGGGCGGCGATTTGAGTAAATTTAAGAGCGTAAATCGATAGAATTTTATCGATTGTGAGATTTGCGGCAGCGAAATTCCATAAAATTCTGCGGCGAAATTCTGCTTTAAAATTTAGATGAATTTCAACTAGCAAGCGTTGGCGAGAGTGAATTCTCGGGCGCCACAAACGAAGTGATGGCAGCAGAGTGATGGAAAAAATTCAATTATCCAAACATCAACGATATGTTGAGATTTTGCTCTAGCAAGGTGCTGAAAGCGGCGGCTACGCAAAGCAGAAATATTTTAAGCGACTTGACGCGACGTAGACAACCTGCTAGATTGCTTGATTACGACGCAGATTTTTTGGATATGCGATAAGCATTTGTGCCCATACTTGCTGAACTTAAATTTTAGCCGTTCGTGGACGTCGCTCGCTTCCTTTTTTTTGAAAGACTCAAATTTTAGTCGCCTGTGAGCGCCCATTCGCTTCCTTTGCCCGCGTAAATTTAGCGCGTAAAAACCACGACCTCGCCGCGCTCAAACGCGATCTGTCGTCCCGCTAGATATAGCTCGAAGTAGGGCTTCAAAAAGTCCTCCTGCGGCCTTTGCGCGTAGTTTGGATACTGCAAGTACGCCGAGAGCAGGTAGTCGCAGTTGATCGAATAATACGCCTCGCCGAGCACCCATAGCTTTGCATCGAGCTTAGGCGCGTCTAGCATCCACTCCGTGATCGCCTCATAGACGGCATCCGCAAGCCTATCTTTGTTATGCGCGAGATCAAAGCTCTCCTGCACGCGCGCGGATTTTACTTGCTCAAGCATCTCTAAAAGCTCGTTCTTGCCTAGAAACTCGGCAAAAATTTTTAAATTTCGAACGTGCGCTAAAGCTAGGCTCTTAAGCGCTTCGCCACCAAATTTCGGATCCTGCGGCGGGCAAAAATACCCGGGCGCCATGCCCTGATCGAACGCCTCTCGCGTCTGCTGCTCCGTAACTGCATATATCGGCATTATGCGCGCTTGCAGCTCAGCGCCGTTTTGCAGCGGCGCAAACACCGCCTCGACGCCCGCACCCTCAGGCATAAAGCACTGAAAAAGCCCGTAAAGCTTATCCTGCAGATCGATCTCTTCGCAATCTAAGCTTAAATCTAGCCCCGCAGCCTCGTCAATGCGGCGCGCGTACTCGAAATTCGTCATTTTCGCCCTTTTAAATTTTGGTCGTCAAAGCGTTTGCGTGGAATTTTACCTAAATTTTGCGTATTTGCCGAATTAAAATTTATGCGCGATGAGATTTTTATGGAATTTAAAATTTAGCGGTTCGGTTCGGGTTTGATCCTACGACAAAATGACGGGGCGATGAGCGGCGACGGGTTGTCGTGCGGGCGGTTAATAGCGGTGGATGGGTATCGCGCAGCGGGAGAGCGGCGCCCGACGGCGGCACCTACGGCACGTGACGACGGGCGATAACCGATGATCGCGACCGCAGCGCTCGCAGTCCACTTGCTCGCAGAAGCGGATTTTAACGCTCAGGCCGTCGCAAAATGGCGGGCGGTGTATTGGATGATGGCAGCGCTCGTAGCGCCCGTGATGAATGCTGTATTTTTCACAATCCCTCCTTCGGTAGAAATTTATTAAATTTAGCTCGCCCTTTTACCGCTTGCATTAGTAGTGTCCTTCCATCTACTGGCCGTATCGCCGAAGAGGCGCAAACGCAGCATGCAATGTAATTTTACAGATCTTTTTATTTTTGCTAATTTTAACTAAAATTAGCAAAATTTTAAAGGAAAGATATGTTGATTTCTTACTCGCTACAAGATAACCGGAAATTTGCTAAAATGAGAACTAGAATTTCGCGCAGAATTTATAAAGGGAGCAAGTTCATCCGCGCCGTCTGCGCGACAGATTTGCTTTTCGCTTTTGCGTTTTCGGCTTGCCTTTTTATTTTTGAGGATGATTGGATAGAGTTTTTACGCGAGTACTATGGTGATAAGTCCTGGATAAAGAGCTTAGGAGCTATCTTGCCTACTGCTTGCTCAGTTTTTTATATTTATGCTATTTGCGTTAGATCGTGGCTACTAAATTCCGCGATATATAATAAGAATAAAAATGTCACTTTTCGGCGATTTTAGCATTGAAATTTCAGACGATTTAAAGGGGCAATTTATATTCGTAAGCGAGCGAGATACGCTCATTTATGATGCGGAATTTTGTGAGGTGGTAATGGAGCGCGATTTTTTGGTAATTTTGCTGGAAGGAAGTCTTTTTATCGCCGTACCCAACGAAGCGTTTAAAGAAATAAGCAAAGAGGAATTTGCTGCGAAATTAAATAAAACAATAAGTGAGGCAAAAAGCGAAATTTAAAAAGCTATGGGCAGATAGAACGGATATGATTGCGATCACAATGGAATCTTAGCCATAATGAAATTTTATCCGTTGCTTGCAAATCTTTTGCTATTTTTGTCTTAAAAATTTTTGCTAAAGAATTTTATTTATGCTTACGAGCGCATAGTAAAAGTACCGCACTAAAATTTATTAAGCTCGGTAATGTCCTCTTGAGAGTGCGTCTAAAATATTTCTATGCTCACGCTCCGCACCGCTGCGGCGGTGCGGTAATGAGCGACGATAGATAAGTTGTCGCGCGGCTATGAGCGGCGACGATCAGCGTATTGGATAATGGCGGCTGCTGTAGTACTTGCAGGCAGCTCGCTTGCAAAAGGTTTTTCGTGCTCATAGCGCGCATTAGCGGCGCAAAGTCGGCGGCATTATTGGATCCGTTGCGCGCGAAATGAAATTTTATCGTTTAAATTTTAGAGCAAGACCTGCGCCTGCAGCGGCAAATTTGCTTGTAGTAATGAAATTTATCGTCCAAATTTAGTAAAAGATAAAATTCCAAACCGCGCATTAAGTAGTGTGAAATTTTATTTGGTTTTGTTTCACCGCGCAGCGGTTTGCGCGGCTTGCTTTAAATTTTATTCTATCCCCGCAAATGCTGCTTTTGCGTCCGCCAGATCCTTCTCGTCGGGGTGTTTCGCAGCCTCCGCCCAGCGCGCAAGTCGCTCGGGGGTGATAGGGTGGGGCGAGTTGCCGCCGGCCGCCATTTTGCGCATCATTTCAAGTAGATTCGGATCGATCGCGCCCTGGCAGGCAAACTCCCTTATGATCTCGTTGCCGTTTGCTTTAAGCCCCTCTTCAAAGGTATCCAGGCACTTGCGCGAGTGCTCGCCGTCCGGCTCCGCGCCCAAAGTCATAAAAACGCCAAGCTTTTTGCCGTGAATCTTGCGTAAAAAGCGCATAAATTTCGCTTCGGCTTCTCCCTTATCGACGTAAAAGCCTAAGGCTATGAAGTCGTAATCATCGACCTCGCCTTCAAAGTCGCGGAAATTTAGACTCTCGCAGCCTAGTTGCTCGGCGATCGCGTCGCCCACCTTTTTCGTGTTACCCGTTTGCGAGGTGTAAAGCACGATTTTTTTCATACAAAATCCTTTCTAATAATGTTTGCTATCTCTTCGTTGATGTTGTTGCCCCAAAAAATTCCGTCCAAGTTTAAGACCGATTTTCCATCCTTAAGCTCCAAAAGCCCCCAGCTTTGAAATTCTTTGAGCTTTTGTACTACTTCGTCGTAAATATTCGCGCTTAGGGCCTCTTTTAGCTCGTTTAAGCTTACGATCGGGTATTGAAACAGATTGCTTAGCACGCCGTATGCGCTTTCGCGCTCATCGATTCGCGAGATCATCTTGTGTCCCGACACGCCGTAAATTCCGAAGCCCGCTACGTGTCCGCCCGCGCCGTTGCCGATAGGCAGGATATCCGTGCCCTTGTGGCTTAGCTTGATGTAGCCGTAGTTATCGCGACCTTTTCGAGCAAGCTTAGTAAGCTCCAAAACCTCGAAATTCCCGCTTTGCAGCAGCGCCTCCGCGAAAGCGTGGTGCAGCTTCTTATCGATCTCTAGATCATAGTAGGAGGTGTCGATCTTTTTGGATAGCTCCGAGCCTTCGAAAAACATTAGCGAGTAAAAGCTAGCGCTATCAAGTCCCAGCTCATCTACGTAGCGCGCGTCCTCTAGCGCTTCCTCCACGCTTTCGTTGGGGAAATTGTAGATGATGTCGCAGCAGAGCATGCCGTCAAATTTTTCTCTAAGCTCCTTCAGTCGCTCGATTGCGCGAGCGGGCTTATGCACGCGGTTTAAAAGCGCGCGCCCCTGTCTGCTGAAGGTCTGCACGCCGATGCTAAAGCGATTTACGCCGAAGCTTTGCAGAGCGAGCGCTTTTTGCGTATCTAGATTATGTAGCGTGGTTTCTATGCTGATCTCGCAGTCGTCCGCGATCTTGAAATTTTTATGCAGCGCGCCCAGAACCTTTTCGAAGTGCGTCTCGCTAAAGACGCTCGGCGTGCCGCCGCCGAAGTAGATACTTTTGATCTTTTTGGTGTCGAAGTAGGGCATCTCGCCGTAGTCTTTGATCTGGCGAATCAAAAATTTAGCGTATTCATCCAGCTCGTCGCCGAGTTTGGAGCGCATCATCGAGCAAAACGAGCAGATGTTGTCGCAAAACGGCACATGCAGATAGATCACGCAATCGCTGTCTTTTGAGGGCTGCTCCAGCGCGTCGAACAGCTCGTTTTCGCTCGCGGAGACGCTCTCGAAAAGCTTGGAGCGATGGTGGGATTTAATGCGTTCTTTAAACATCTATTTCGTTGCCTCCGCGTAAATTTCATCCACCGTCTCGCCGATCTGCGGGCTGCCCCGTAAGATGAGCGTCGGAGCTTTTAAAATTTTGCCCGATTTTACGGCTTTGGTATTTTTAAGGATCGGATTTGCTTTTAAAAAATCCTCTGTCTCGCCGCCCACAACTACGATTATATCGGGGTTTTGTTCTAAGATGTATTCGGCAGATACCGAAGGCGTGCTGCCTTTTAGGCCGTCTGCGATATTTTTGGCGCCTAGGCGAGCGAAGATATCGCCTACTAGGGTTTTGTCGTTAAAGGCCATAGTGGCGTTTGAGCCGAAAAATAGCGCTACTTTTTTGCCGCGAAGAGCGGGCTTGTCTGCAAAAATTCCATCCATCTGCGCGCAAATTTTATCCGCCTCGCTCTCTTTTTTTACGATCGCGGCGACCTTCTTTACGTTTTGGCAGATCTCTGCGGTGGAGTTCGCATCCATCGCAAGGCTCTTAAGCCCTAGCTTTCGCAGATTCTCGCTAACGCCCGCTGAGTGAAAGCTCGTGATGACCAGATCGGGCTTAAGCTCGACGATCTTTTCTATATTCGGCTTTACGTAGGTGCCAACGCTAGGCAGTTTCGCGGTTTCTGCCTCCGGGCGGATCTTGCTCATCGAGGTAGTTGAGATCGCAGCGATCTGACCCTGCGCCCCCAAAGCGTAGATGATCTCGACTGCGGCGGGGTCGAGCACTACCAGGCCTTTGGCGAGCGCAAAACTCGCCGAAAGCAAAGCTATAAGAATTTTTTTCACATTTTCTCCTTTTGCGGTAAGATAAATTTAGTTCCTAAATTTTCGACTATCAGGGCATCAAAGCCGTAAATTTCTTTTATGATCTGCGGCGTAAAAAGCTCGCTCGCGCTACCGCGATACCTCACTGCGCCCTCTTTTAGCATCAAAATTTCATCGCAAAAAAGCGAGGCTAAATTTAGATCGTGCAGCACGATGACGCTCGTTAAATTTAAAGAGCGCGTCAGGTTTTCGCAGATGCTCATCGCCTCGATGGCGTAGTTCATATCTAGCGCGCCCGTGGGCTCATCGAGCAGTAAAATTTCAGGCTCGCTGACGAGCGCTCTAGCAAGCAGCACGCGCCCAAACTCCCCGCCGCTTAGCTCAAATGCGCTACGCTCTAGGAATTTTTTCACGTCCAAAAGCTCTGCCATTTGCTCCACTTTAGCGTGATCGCTCGCATCGTAGCCGCTAAAGACGCTTTTTAATCGGCAAAATCTGCCCGCAAGCAAAATTTCTTTCACGCTAAGCGGTGCGGCGAGGGCTGTTTTTTGCGGCACGAATCCGATGAGCGCCGCAAGCTCTTTTAGACCGTATTCGCTTGCCCTTTTGCCGTTTATTTCGATGATACCGCTTGCGGGCTTTAAAATTTGCAAGATATTTTTTAGCAAGGTGCTCTTGCCGCAGCCGTTAGGACCCAAAATCCCGTAAAATTTACCCTGTTCTAAATTCAGACATACGTCTTGCAAAATCGCCCGCTTGCCGTAGCTGAAGTTTAGCCCGCTTACTTTCATGCGTGCTTCCTAAACGCAAGGTATAGGAAAAATGGCGCGCCGAAAAAGGAGGTCACCACGCCGATTGGAATTTCTACCGGCGATAGGATGTTTTTGGCTATGACATCGCAAAACAAAAGAAAAAGCCCGCCCGTAAGCGCGCTAGCGGGGATCAGCACGGCGTTGCTAGACGTGCGAAGCGCCATACGCAAGGTATGCGGGATGATGAGCCCCACGAAGCCTATCATTCCCGTAAATGCGACCGAAAAGCCGATGATGAGCGAGGAGACGATAAGCAAGCTCTTTTTGGACTTCTCGACGTTTAGCCCCAGCGACTTCGCCTCCTCGTCGCCGTTTAAGATGATATTTAGCTCGTGGCGCTTCGCGTAAAAATACGCCATGCAAAACAGCAGCGGCGGCAGCAAAAGCGCGATCTTTTGCCAATTTGCACCGCCTAGATAGCCCATCATCCACGCCGTAATTCTAAAGCTATCCTCTCCGATGAGATAGACCGCAAAGGAGGTGAATGCGCCCAAAAACGAAGACACGGCGATACCTACGATCAGTAGCGTCGAGATCGAGCGGGTGTGGGCTGCGAGCTTAAAGATCACCAGCGAAAGCCCGCTCGCGGCCAAAAATGCGAAAATTCCGTAAAAAACGTCGCTAAGCCCCAGCAGATAGGCTATGACCGCGCCGAAGGTCGCTGCCGAGGCGATGCCGATGATGTAGGGATCCGCAAGCGGGTTTAAAAACACGCTTTGCACTACCACGCCCGAAGTTGCCAGCAGCGCGCCTATTAAAATTCCAAGTACGAGGCGCGGTAGGCGCATTTGCGTTAAAATCAGCTGCTTGGTCTCGTCTATCTCGCCGAAGGTGAAAAATTTCACTATGTCGCCCAGCGAAATGCTCGCTCCGCCGCTACTTACGGCTACTAAAGCAAGCAATACGAAAGCTGCGATTAAAAAGAGATAAAATTTAAAACTCATAGCCCACCAGGCGAACTATACGCGCAGATTTCGTCGCGGCGGATATTTTTAAAATTTAAGCGGTGCCAAGAATTTATGCGCGCGGAATTTATGAAATTTTCACGACTGGCGCCATCATTTTTGCAGCTTGCATAGCTTTTGATATGAGCGCGAAAAAGTACATAGACGCACACCTGATCCGGCATAAATTTCCTCCTAAAAGTATTCGCGATTTTTATTAAGAAATTAAAATCGTTATCATGGGATTTTATCGCTTGATTTCTTAAACCGCGATAAATTCCGTAACGGCTAAGAGCTGCGGGGTTAAATTTGGGCGATTAGATATTAAAATTTCGCGCGCCGCTAAGCTGTCTATTTAAATTTGAAATTCAAAATTTAGGCGTTAAATTTAAACGCCAAAAGAGCTCTTTTTAATTTCGCGATTCAGCTTTAAATTATAAAAACGCCGATAAAATACGCACTAAATTTTATTTAACGAGCCCCGCTTTAAAGGTGCAAGCCGTTTTATTAAACGACGAATTGCGCCAAAGCCGCTCGCTAAGCTTTAAGGAGTGAGCATGAAATTTTGGCAAAAGATCCTTTGGGCGGCGGTCGCCGTCATAGGGGCGTGGTGTTTCGGCGTACTTGCGCTAAATAAGGGCGAGAGTATCAGCGCCGTCTGGCTCGTAGTGGCCAGCGCGTGCATCTATCTGATCGGATACACCTTCTACGGGCGCTTTATCGCGTATCGCGTATTTGAGCTGAACGATCGCCGCGCAACTCCTGCGGTGATCCGAAACGATGGACGAGATTACGTCCCTACGAACAAATACGTCCTTTTCGGGCACCATTTCGCCGCTATCGCAGGCGCAGGACCGCTCGTAGGCCCCGTAGTGGCCGCACAGATGGGCTATCTACCCGGCACTATTTGGCTTTTGGTAGGCGTCGTGCTCGCAGGCGCGGTGCATGATTTCATCGTGCTCGTGCTATCTACGCGACGCGGTGGCAAGAGCCTCGGCGAGATGATAAAAGAGGAGATGGGCAAGCTCACGGGTGGCATCGCGATGATCGGAATTTTTTTCATCATGCTGATCATCGTGGCGATTTTGGCGATGGTCGTCGTAAAGGCGCTTGCAAACTCGCCGTGGGGGCTTTTTACGATCGCGATGACGATACCGATCGCCATATTTATGGGAATTTACATGAGGTTTTTGCGCCCGGGCAAGGTCAGCGAGGCATCGATCATCGGCTTTGTTTTGCTGATGCTTGCGCTTTGGGGCGGGCATTACGTCTCGATCGATCCGTACTGGCACGACGTTTTTTCGCTAAAGGGCGAGACGCTCGCGCTTCTTACTATCGGCTACGGCTTTATCGCGGCGATTTTGCCCGTGTGGCTGCTGCTTGCGCCGCGCGATTATCTAAGCACCTTCCTTAAACTCGGCGTCATCATCGGCATGGCGGTTGCGATAATCTTTATCGCGCCCGAGCTTAAAATGCCCGCTACGACGAAATTTATCGACGGCACGGGTCCCGTTTTTGCAGGCCCGATATTTCCGTTTTTGTTTATCACGATCGCATGCGGCGCGATCTCGGGCTTTCACGCGCTGATCTCCAGCGGCACGACGCCTAAGATGGTCGAGCGCGAAACCCACACTCTTTTCATCGGCTACGGCTCGATGCTTATGGAGAGCTTAGTTGGCGTAATGGCGCTCGTAGCGGCGTGCATACTAAGCCCGGGCGAATACTTCGCTATCAACTCGCCAGCCGCGGTACTCGGTAAAGACGCGGTAAGCGCCGCGGCGTATATAAGCTCTATCGGATTTAGCATTACGCCCGAGCAGATCGGCGCCTTGGCTTCAAATGTCGGCGAAACCACGATGATGAGCCGCACGGGTGGCGCTCCTACCTTTGCGATGGGGCTAACGATGCTGCTGCATCAGATCATCGGCGGCAAGGAGCTGATGGCGTTTTGGTATCATTTCGCGATTCTGTTTGAGGCGCTGTTTATTCTGACCGCGGTCGATGCTGGCACGCGCACGGGGCGCTTTATGGTGCAAGAAATTTTAGGCAACGTCTATAAGCCATTCTCCGATACTAAAAATTCCCTCTACGGCATCATCGCGACGGTGATCTGCGTGGCGGGCTGGGGCTATCTGCTCTACAGCGGCGTTACCGATCCTATGGGCGGAATTTACACGCTGTGGCCGCTTTTCGGCGCGTCCAATCAGATGCTCGC
This window of the uncultured Campylobacter sp. genome carries:
- the serC gene encoding 3-phosphoserine/phosphohydroxythreonine transaminase translates to MDRVLNFSAGPSTIPLGVLKQAQEELLNYAGRGFSIMEISHRTKIFEEVLHSAMDRVRDLYGFSDDFTILFLQGGASLQFAQVPMNLYAGGVAEYANTGNWTSKAIKEAGVLGINYRVVASSEDSKFDRIPEIKFSDDADYGYICSNNTIYGTQYPQLPQCGCPLVVDSSSDLFSRPVDLGSVGMFYGGIQKNGGPAGVTMVAIRKDLLDRANPKTPMILRYKTQADADSMSNTPNTFGIYMLNLMLSWIKDEIGGLAAMHERNKRKAALLYGAIDASGGFYRGHAQKTSRSLMNVSFNIVDAALEPVFVAQAEAEGMIGLKGHRVLGGIRASIYNAINYEDVEKLVSFMSEFARKNG
- a CDS encoding DUF333 domain-containing protein, with amino-acid sequence MSFKRFFAVALVVGAFASVSAEASAAGDFCIKNGGELIVRKDGNGVDYTVCKLPDGTMIDAEEFYKTGGDLSKFKSVNR
- a CDS encoding flavodoxin family protein yields the protein MKKIVLYTSQTGNTKKVGDAIAEQLGCESLNFRDFEGEVDDYDFIALGFYVDKGEAEAKFMRFLRKIHGKKLGVFMTLGAEPDGEHSRKCLDTFEEGLKANGNEIIREFACQGAIDPNLLEMMRKMAAGGNSPHPITPERLARWAEAAKHPDEKDLADAKAAFAGIE
- a CDS encoding radical SAM protein, yielding MFKERIKSHHRSKLFESVSASENELFDALEQPSKDSDCVIYLHVPFCDNICSFCSMMRSKLGDELDEYAKFLIRQIKDYGEMPYFDTKKIKSIYFGGGTPSVFSETHFEKVLGALHKNFKIADDCEISIETTLHNLDTQKALALQSFGVNRFSIGVQTFSRQGRALLNRVHKPARAIERLKELREKFDGMLCCDIIYNFPNESVEEALEDARYVDELGLDSASFYSLMFFEGSELSKKIDTSYYDLEIDKKLHHAFAEALLQSGNFEVLELTKLARKGRDNYGYIKLSHKGTDILPIGNGAGGHVAGFGIYGVSGHKMISRIDERESAYGVLSNLFQYPIVSLNELKEALSANIYDEVVQKLKEFQSWGLLELKDGKSVLNLDGIFWGNNINEEIANIIRKDFV
- a CDS encoding ABC transporter substrate-binding protein — its product is MKKILIALLSASFALAKGLVVLDPAAVEIIYALGAQGQIAAISTTSMSKIRPEAETAKLPSVGTYVKPNIEKIVELKPDLVITSFHSAGVSENLRKLGLKSLAMDANSTAEICQNVKKVAAIVKKESEADKICAQMDGIFADKPALRGKKVALFFGSNATMAFNDKTLVGDIFARLGAKNIADGLKGSTPSVSAEYILEQNPDIIVVVGGETEDFLKANPILKNTKAVKSGKILKAPTLILRGSPQIGETVDEIYAEATK
- a CDS encoding ABC transporter ATP-binding protein, with product MKVSGLNFSYGKRAILQDVCLNLEQGKFYGILGPNGCGKSTLLKNILQILKPASGIIEINGKRASEYGLKELAALIGFVPQKTALAAPLSVKEILLAGRFCRLKSVFSGYDASDHAKVEQMAELLDVKKFLERSAFELSGGEFGRVLLARALVSEPEILLLDEPTGALDMNYAIEAMSICENLTRSLNLTSVIVLHDLNLASLFCDEILMLKEGAVRYRGSASELFTPQIIKEIYGFDALIVENLGTKFILPQKEKM
- a CDS encoding iron ABC transporter permease, translated to MSFKFYLFLIAAFVLLALVAVSSGGASISLGDIVKFFTFGEIDETKQLILTQMRLPRLVLGILIGALLATSGVVVQSVFLNPLADPYIIGIASAATFGAVIAYLLGLSDVFYGIFAFLAASGLSLVIFKLAAHTRSISTLLIVGIAVSSFLGAFTSFAVYLIGEDSFRITAWMMGYLGGANWQKIALLLPPLLFCMAYFYAKRHELNIILNGDEEAKSLGLNVEKSKKSLLIVSSLIIGFSVAFTGMIGFVGLIIPHTLRMALRTSSNAVLIPASALTGGLFLLFCDVIAKNILSPVEIPIGVVTSFFGAPFFLYLAFRKHA
- a CDS encoding carbon starvation CstA family protein; the protein is MKFWQKILWAAVAVIGAWCFGVLALNKGESISAVWLVVASACIYLIGYTFYGRFIAYRVFELNDRRATPAVIRNDGRDYVPTNKYVLFGHHFAAIAGAGPLVGPVVAAQMGYLPGTIWLLVGVVLAGAVHDFIVLVLSTRRGGKSLGEMIKEEMGKLTGGIAMIGIFFIMLIIVAILAMVVVKALANSPWGLFTIAMTIPIAIFMGIYMRFLRPGKVSEASIIGFVLLMLALWGGHYVSIDPYWHDVFSLKGETLALLTIGYGFIAAILPVWLLLAPRDYLSTFLKLGVIIGMAVAIIFIAPELKMPATTKFIDGTGPVFAGPIFPFLFITIACGAISGFHALISSGTTPKMVERETHTLFIGYGSMLMESLVGVMALVAACILSPGEYFAINSPAAVLGKDAVSAAAYISSIGFSITPEQIGALASNVGETTMMSRTGGAPTFAMGLTMLLHQIIGGKELMAFWYHFAILFEALFILTAVDAGTRTGRFMVQEILGNVYKPFSDTKNSLYGIIATVICVAGWGYLLYSGVTDPMGGIYTLWPLFGASNQMLAGIALLLATVVLFKMGKQKYAFVTIAPAIWVLITTLYAAILKLMPANGERVHDAVSHVAIAQNTAAKLASLSDPAAIEKAQAIIRNNVIDAVLCALFVVVTIIVIAQTIRMCLKISKGGASEGYFKLAESEYVDAGV